One Tiliqua scincoides isolate rTilSci1 chromosome 9, rTilSci1.hap2, whole genome shotgun sequence DNA segment encodes these proteins:
- the LOC136660400 gene encoding RNA-binding Raly-like protein isoform X1, giving the protein MGRRWFASPPLCSPPLQHRWSIPLRERSAARSLLSWLAGLAGADSEPGTRPPPLQGGMTLFGSREACWRYLDMAREPKLSHSRPSGQKRQHGGGLYPSCDLDYELYKEDFPYRVYEYQKIPPLISHIPVKTRRSHLGAGGKTGLGPHTSLRGNHNSTTGRTKLRAEELHSIKGELSQIKAQVDSLLESLDRMDQRREYPTGSKEGKKKTPPSGEASYAAGEPSRKKESTANDGRTTLQDVDSADESTDTEEAARNHTLDPEGSQ; this is encoded by the exons ATGGGGCGGAGATGGTTTGCTTCGCCTccgctctgctccccccccctccagcacagATGGTCCATTCCTCTGCGAGAGCGCTCAGCTGCGCGGTCCCTTCTCTCCTGGCTGGCCGGCCTCGCCGGTGCTGATTCGGAGCCTGGCACCAGGCCCCCGCCTCTCCAGGGTGGCATGACACTCTTCGGGAGCAGAGAAGCCTGCTGGAGAT ATCTGGACATGGCCCGAGAACCTAAACTCAGTCATTCCAGGCCCAGCGGTCAAAAGAGGCAGCACGGTGGAGGCCTGTATCC CAGCTGTGACCTGGACTATGAGCTCTACAAAGAGGATTTCCCATACAG GGTCTATGAGTATCAGAAGATCCCGCCTCTCATCAGTCACATACCTGTCAAGACCAGGCGAAGTCATCTCGGTGCTGGGGGCAAGACCGGCCTGGGCCCCCACACAAGTCTGAGAGGCAACCACAATTCCACGACGGGCCGTACGAAGT TGCGAGCAGAGGAGCTGCACTCCATCAAAGGAGAGCTAAGTCAAATCAAAGCCCAGGTGGACAGCTTGCTGGAGAGTCTGGATCGGATGGACCAGCGACGGGAGTATCCCACAG GTTCCAAGGAGGGCAAGAAAAAAACCCCACCCAGCGGAGAGGCCTCATACGCGGCAGGGGAACCTTCAAGGAAGAAGGAGAGCACGGCCAATGATGGCCGCACTACGCTGCAGGACGTGGACAGTGCAGACGAGAGCACGGACACTGAAGAGGCA
- the LOC136660400 gene encoding RNA-binding Raly-like protein isoform X2, which produces MGRRWFASPPLCSPPLQHRWSIPLRERSAARSLLSWLAGLAGADSEPGTRPPPLQGGMTLFGSREACWRYLDMAREPKLSHSRPSGQKRQHGGGLYPCDLDYELYKEDFPYRVYEYQKIPPLISHIPVKTRRSHLGAGGKTGLGPHTSLRGNHNSTTGRTKLRAEELHSIKGELSQIKAQVDSLLESLDRMDQRREYPTGSKEGKKKTPPSGEASYAAGEPSRKKESTANDGRTTLQDVDSADESTDTEEAARNHTLDPEGSQ; this is translated from the exons ATGGGGCGGAGATGGTTTGCTTCGCCTccgctctgctccccccccctccagcacagATGGTCCATTCCTCTGCGAGAGCGCTCAGCTGCGCGGTCCCTTCTCTCCTGGCTGGCCGGCCTCGCCGGTGCTGATTCGGAGCCTGGCACCAGGCCCCCGCCTCTCCAGGGTGGCATGACACTCTTCGGGAGCAGAGAAGCCTGCTGGAGAT ATCTGGACATGGCCCGAGAACCTAAACTCAGTCATTCCAGGCCCAGCGGTCAAAAGAGGCAGCACGGTGGAGGCCTGTATCC CTGTGACCTGGACTATGAGCTCTACAAAGAGGATTTCCCATACAG GGTCTATGAGTATCAGAAGATCCCGCCTCTCATCAGTCACATACCTGTCAAGACCAGGCGAAGTCATCTCGGTGCTGGGGGCAAGACCGGCCTGGGCCCCCACACAAGTCTGAGAGGCAACCACAATTCCACGACGGGCCGTACGAAGT TGCGAGCAGAGGAGCTGCACTCCATCAAAGGAGAGCTAAGTCAAATCAAAGCCCAGGTGGACAGCTTGCTGGAGAGTCTGGATCGGATGGACCAGCGACGGGAGTATCCCACAG GTTCCAAGGAGGGCAAGAAAAAAACCCCACCCAGCGGAGAGGCCTCATACGCGGCAGGGGAACCTTCAAGGAAGAAGGAGAGCACGGCCAATGATGGCCGCACTACGCTGCAGGACGTGGACAGTGCAGACGAGAGCACGGACACTGAAGAGGCA